Within Streptomyces sp. NBC_00704, the genomic segment TGCCCGACTGACCCGCCGCGTCACGTCCGGGCACCACCGGGGCCGCCCATCCGCTCACACCTGGCGGAGGGCGGCCCCTTCGTCACTCCCGGAGCCGGCCGTACTAGGCAGACGGCTCGGGCGCCTCGGGTGCGGGCGGCAGGGGGTCGGAGACGAATGAACCCCGGGCCCGTACGGTCACCACCAGTCCCCTGTCCCGAAGGATGTCCAGAGCGCGGCGCACGGTGCCCGGACCGACCTTGTGCTCGTGCGTCATGGTGAGTTCGCCCGGCAGCCTCGTGCCCGGCGGGTACTCACCGGAACGGATCTTCCGTTCGATGATCGCGGCGAGCTGTTCATAGACGTACTGCGGCGAATCGGGGCTGATCTTGTCCACCCGCTGACCGTATGCCGCTACCTTCCACCGCGCATTACTTAGTACTACTACCAACCACTACCTACCACTACCGCTACTGGGCTAGGCTCCGGAGGACAAAGACGCCCCGGCGGGAAGGGTGAAGGCTTCCGCGCCGGGGCTCAGCCGACCCAAGGAGTCGACCTGTGCGCAGCCTACTGACCGCGATCCTGAGCTTCTTCCTGCCGCCGCGCGGAGCGCACCGCACGCTCGGGCCCCCGCCGCTCCCGGCCTCTCCCCCGCAGCCGCGCGCCCGCGCAACCGGGACGCGCCCGCTCCCCACGGATGTGATCCTCGCCGACGGGCTCCCTCTGGTGCGCCCGTACCTCGTAGCCCTGGGTCACCAGCTCCACGTACCGTCGGGGGCCGTCGCATGAGCGCGCGGCGCTTTCGCAGCATCGGCGTCGATCCCGCCACCGGCAAGGAGGCGTTCGTGGTCGCGCGTCCCGGCGGGGTCCTGGAGGAGCTGGCCGACGCGCACGCCCTGAAGGCCGCCGCCGTCCTGGCGACGGTCGTCGGGGCCGTACTGGAGGGAGGCAGGTCGTCGGACGCCGAACTCGCCGCTTTCGTACCGTCGCTGCACGCAGCACTCGAGGAATGCGTCGGCATCATGGCGGCGGACAGGGAGCGCTGAGACGGGAGGGCCTGTGGGCGCCCGGCACGCCCAGCGGCCGTCGCACGGCGCCCGCGGCCGGGCGCCGCCCCCGGACGGCCGCTTCTGGTACCGAAAACTCGCACCACTACTGGTACCGTTTTCTCGTACCGCCAGGAGAAGAGGAGTCTGCCATGTCGATAAGTGCCAGCGAGGCGAGGAAGACCCTGTTCCCCCTGATCGAGCAGGTCAACAACGACCACACCGTCGTGGAGATCACCTCCAGGTCGGGCGACGCGGTGCTGATGTCCGCCGATGACTACCGCTCATGGCAGGAGACCGTGTACCTCCTGCGGTCCCCCGCCAACGCGGCGCGGCTGATGAGGGCCGTCGCAGCCTACAAAGCCGGGGAAACCGTCGAGAAGACCGTCGACGAGCTGTACGCCGCCACGGAGGGTGAGGGGTGAGGGACATCCGCTTCACTCCCGACGGATGGGACGACTTCGCGTATTGGGCGACGACCGATCCGAAGATGTGCCGCCGTCTGGCGAAGGTGATCGACGACTGCCGACGCGATCCCTTCGCGGGGATCGGGAAGCCGGAGCCCCTGAGGGGCGAGCTGTCCGGGTTCTGGTCCCGCCGGATCGACGACGAGCACCGTCTGGTGTACGCGGTGGAGGACAAGGCCGTCGTGGTCATCAAGGCCCGGTACCACTACGGCTGACCGCTCGCCGCAGCGACACGAGCGGTCTTCGGGTCTTGGTCGCCGTCCCGGACCCGGTGGCCGTATGGTCCGGGACGGTGACCCGTCCGGTGACGGAGGCTACCGGTTCACGTGCGCCAGGAACCGCTGCGCCGTCTCGGCCAGGACCTCGCGGCCGTCCCGGGCCCACAGGCCGTCGTTGAAGAGTTCGACCTCGATCGCGCCCGTGTACCCGGCCGCCTCCACGTGGCCCTGCCACTCGCGCATGTCGATCGCGCCGTCGCCGATCTGGCCGCGGCCGTTGAGGACGCCCTCGGGCAGGGGCGTCGTCCAGTCGGCGAGCTGGAAGGTGTGGATGCGGCCGCCCGCGCCCGCCCGGACGATCTGGGCGGGGGCCTGGTCGTCCCACCAGATGTGGTAGGTGTCGACGGTGACGCCGACCTGGTGGGCCGGGAAGCGTTCCGCGAGGTCCAGGGCCTGGGTGAGGGTGGAGACCACGCAGCGGTCGGCCGCGTACATGGGGTGCAGGGGCTCGATGGCCAGCTTCACCCCGTGCTCCTCGGCGTAGGGGCCGAGGACGGCGAGGGCGTCGGCGATGCGTTCGCGGGCGCCGTGCAGGTCCTTGGATCCGGCGGGCAGGCCGCCGGAGACGAGGACGAGCACCTCGGTGCCGAGGGCGGCCGCCTCGTCGACCGCCCGGCGGTTGTCGGCGAGGGCCTCCGCCCGCTCGTCCGGGTCTGTCGCCGTGAGGAAGCCGCCGCGGCACAGGGTCGTCACCGTCAGGCCCGCGTCGCGCACCAGCTTGGCGGTCGCCTCCACGCCGTACGTCTGCACGGGCTCACGCCACAGGCCGACGTTGGTCACGCCCAAGTCGACGCAGGCGGCGGCGAGTTCGGGCAGGGACAGCTGCTTCACCGTCATCTGGTTGATGGAGAAGCGGCTCAGGTCCGGGTTGCTCACTGGGTCACTCCGTACAGGGCGAGCAGGGTCTTCATCCGCTCCTCGGCCAGCTTCGGGTCGGGGAACAGGCCCAGGCCGTCGGCGAGTTCGTAGGCGCAGGCGAAGTGCGGGAGGGAGCGGGCCGACTGCAGGCCGCCGACCATCGTGAAGTGCGACTGGTGGCCGGCCAGCCAGGCCAGGAACACCACGCCCGTCTTGTAGAAGCGGGTGGGGGGCTGGAACAGGTGGCGGGACAACTCGACGGTGGGGTCGAGGAGTTCACGGAAGCCGGCCGTGTTCCCCGTGTCGAGGACGCGGACCGCCTCCGCCGCCAGCGGGCCCAGCGGGTCGAAGATGCCGAGCAGGGCGTGGCTGAAGCCCTGTTCGTCGCCCGCGATCAGCTCGGGGTAGTTGAAGTCGTCGCCGGTGTAGCAGCGCACGCCCTGCGGCAGCCTGCGCCGGATGTCGATCTCGCGCCCGGCGTCGAGCAGCGAGACCTTGATGCCCTCCACCTTGTCGGGGTGGGCGGCGATGACCTCCAGGAAGGTGTCCGTGGCCGCGTCCAGGTCGGACGAGCCCCAGTAGCCCTCCAGCGCCGGGTCGAACATCGGGCCCAGCCAGTGCAGGATCACCGGCTCGGACGCCTGGCGCAGCAGGTGGCCGTAGACGTCCAGGTAGTCCTCGGGGCCCGAGGCGGCCGCCGCGAGGGCACGCGACGCCATCAGGATGGAGCGCGCGCCCGATTCCTCGACGAGGGCGAGCTGCTCCTCGTAGGCCGCGCGGACCTCGGCGAGCGTGCCGCCGGCGGTGAGCTGGTCGGTGCCGACGCCGCAGGCGATCCGGCCGCCGACCGTCCTGGCCTCGGCGGCGGAGCGGCGGATCAGCTCGGCCGCGCCCGCCCAGTCCAGGCCCATGCCGCGCTGGGCGGTGTCCATCGCCTCGGCGACGCCGAGCCCGTGGGACCACAGGTGGCGGCGGAAGGCGAGGGTGGCGTCCCAGTCGACGGCGGCGGGCGAGTCGGGCGAGACGTCCGCGAACGGGTCGGCGACGACGTGCGCCGCCGAGTAGACGGTACGGGAGGTGAAGGGCGCGCCGGTGGTCAGGGCGAGCGGTTCGGTGCGGGGTTCGTAGGTCCGCAGGGCGCCGTCCGCGCCGGGCAGCCGGATCGTCACAGCGTGACCTCCGGGACGTCCAGGCGGCGGCCCTCGGCGGAGGACCTCAGGCCCAGTTCGGCGAGCTGGACGCCGCGGGCGCCGGCCAGCAGGTCCCAGTGGTAGGGGGCGTCGGCGTAGACGTGCCTGAGGAACAGCTCCCACTGGGCCTTGAAGCCGTTGTCGAACTCGCCGTTGTCGGGGACCTCCTGCCACTGGTCGCGGAAGACCTCGGTGGCGGGGATGTCCGGGTTCCAGACCGGCTTGGGGGTGGCGGAGCGGTGCTGGACGCGGCAGTTGCGCAGTCCGGCGACGGCGGAGCCCTCGGTGCCGTCGACCTGGAACTCGACGAGTTCGTCGCGGTTCACGCGCACCGCCCAGGAGGAGTTGATCTGGGCGATGGCGCCGCCCTCCAGCTCGAAGACGCCGTAGGCGGCGTCGTCGGCGGTGGCGTCGTAGGGCTTGTCCTGCTCGTCCCAGCGCTGCGGGATGTGGGTGGCGGTGAGGGCCTGGACGGACTTCACCCGGCCGAACAGCTCGTGCAGGACGTACTCCCAGTGCGGGAACATGTCGACGACGATGCCGCCGCCGTCCTCCGCGCGGTAGTTCCACGACGGACGCTGGGCGGCCTGCCAGTCGCCCTCGAAGACCCAGTAGCCGAACTCCCCGCGCACGGACAGGATCCGGCCGAAGAAGCCGCCGTCGATGAGCCGCTTGAGCTTGAGCAGGCCCGGCAGGAACAGCTTGTCCTGGACGACGCCGTGCTTGACGCCCGCGGCGGTGGCCAGGCGGGCCAGCTCCAGGGCGCCGTCGAGGCCGGTGGCGGTGGGCTTCTCGGTGTAGATGTGCTTGCCGGCGGCGACGGCCTTGCGGATCGCCTCCTCGCGGGCGGAGGTGACCTGGGCGTCGAAGTAGATCTCGACGGTCGGGTCGTCGAGCACCGCGTCGAGGTCGGTGGAGACGTTCTCCGGGTCCAGGCCGTGCTGCTCGGCGAGCGCCTTGAGGGCGTGCTCGCGGCGGCCGACGAGGACGGGTTCCGGCCACAGGACGGTGCCGTCGCCGAGGTCGAGGCCGCCCTGGTCGCGCAGGGCCAGGATGGAGCGGACGAGGTGCTGGCGGTAACCCATGCGTCCGGTCACGCCGTTCATGGCGATCCGCACCGTTCTGCGTGTCACGTCGATCCCTTCATAGGCGTCGCGCGCAAGGTGTCTGCGCGGTTCGTACGCGTTGTGCGCGCCGCGTACGCCTCTTCCTGATCAGCGTGACAGCAAGCGCTTTCTATACAGGAAGAAGCTAGCCTCTGACCGGTGGTCCGGACAAGACCGTGTCCATCCCGAGTTGTTCGAGGGGGCGAACAACGGGGGTCCTGGGCCGTAAGGTCGGCTCGACACGCCCGGAACCGCGCCTGCCAAGGCCGCTGTCCACCAGGGCGTACGACGACGTACGACGAGATGTGTGACCGGAGGACGACGAGATGACGGTGACCCTGGCGGACGTGGCGGCCCGCGCGCAGGTCTCGCCCGCGACGGTGTCGCGCGTGCTGAACGGGAACTACCCCGTGGCGGCCACCACCAGGGAGCGGGTGCTGCGGGCGGTCGACGAGCTGGACTACGTGCTGAACGGGCCGGCGAGCGCGCTGGCCGCGGCCACCTCCGACCTGGTCGGCATCCTGGTGAACGACATCGCCGACCCCTTCTTCGGGATCATGGCGAGCGCGATCCAGTCCGAGATCGGGGGTCCGGGCGGCCGCGCCGGCGGCGAACGGCTCGCGGTGGTCTGCAACACCGGGGGCTCGCCGGAGCGCGAGCTGACCTACCTGACGCTGTTGCAGCGGCAGCGGGCGGCGGCCGTGGTGCTCACCGGCGGGGCCGTGGAGGACGAGCCGCACGCCTCGGCGGTGGCGTCCAAGCTGCGCCGGCTCGGCGAGGCCGGCACCCGCGTGGTGCTGTGCGGCCGGCCGCCCGCGCCGGACACCTCGGCCATAGCCCTGACCTTCGACAACCGCGGGGGCGGACGCGAGCTGACCGAGCACCTCCTCGGGCTCGGCCACCGGCGGCTCGGCTACATCGCGGGCCCCGAGGAGCGCACGACCACCCGGCACCGGCTGGAGGGCCACCGGGCGGCGCTGGCCGCGGCCGGCGTCGAGGAGGACCCGCGCTGGACCGTGCACGGCCGCTACGACCGCCGGGCCGGCTACGAGGCGACGCTGGAGCTGCTGCGCCGCGACCCCTCGCTGACGGCGGTCGTCGCCGCCAACGACTCCGTCGCGCTCGGAGCCTGCGCCGCCCTGCGGGAGTCGGGGCTGCGGATCCCGGAGGACGTGTCGGTGGCGGGCTTCGACGACCTGCCGTTCAGCATCGACGTCGTGCCGTCCCTGACGACGGTGCGGCTGCCGCTGGCGGAGGCGGGGGCCCGCGCGGGACGGATCGCCATGGGCCGCGAGGAGCCGCCGCCGGGCGGCATCGCCACGATCCGCGGCGAGTTGATGGTGCGCGGGTCGTCGGGCGCCCCCCGGAAGTGAGACTGCGCTCCGCCCACCGGGAGGCCCGGCTGCCGGAGGTCGTCCGCAGCGCCGATCCCGGCAGCCCGTTCGCCGCGGGGAGCGTGCGGGGCGAGGTCGCCGAGGTCCGGGGCGAGGACGAGGCAGGACAGACCCTGGACTTGGGACGTCTGGGTCGGGGGCGGGATGCGGCAGACCCTGGATCTGGGACGTCCGGGTCGAGGACGCGGCACGGAAGATCCTCGACCTGGTCGGCGGCCTGCCCGACGGCGAGCGGAGCGGCTGCTTCCTGCCGGGCCGGGCCGTCCGCGTCCACGACTGCGCCGCGACGACCGAGCCGCTCTTCGGGACCGCGTTCTGCTCACCGGCAGACACAGGGGGAATCGCCCTCGCCTGCGCTGGACCCGTGTGCCGCCTCCGGGTGAGAGTGGTGGCATGAAGTTCGCCTTTTCCACTCTCGGTGTCCCCGGTCTGCCCGTCTCCGAAGTGCTGCGGCTCGCGGTCGCGCACGGCTATCACGGCGTGGAGGTACGCGCCCATCCCGAGGAACCGGTCCACCCGGGACTGACTGCGCAGGAACGCGCCGACGTCGCCGCCGAGTTCAAGTCGGCGGGCGTCGAGATCCTCGGGATCGCCGGGTACGCGCGGGCCGCCGCGCCCGGCGACGACGAACCCGTGCTCGACGAGATCCGCGCCCTCGTCGGCCTCGCCCGCGATCTCGGCGCGCCCTTCGTCCGCGTCTTCCCCGGCGGAACCCCGGACGGATCCGAGGAGCAGAGCGACGCGGACGCCGACGCCGACGCGATCGCGGCCCGGCGCCTCGGGACCGCCGCCGAACACGCCGCCGACCTCGGCGTGCGCATCCTGGTGGAGACCCACGACTCGCACCGCACGGGCGCGGACGTCATCCGGATCATCGGCCCCGTCGGACACCGGCAGGTCGGCGCGCTGTGGGACGTCATGCACACCTGGCTGGGCGGCGAGCAGCCGCAGGACACCTACGCCGCGCTCTCCCCGTTCCTCGGGTACGTGCAGGTCAAGGACATCGCCTCGGCCGAGGACACGACGCCGCTGGCTCTGGGCTCCGGCGTGCTGCCCCTCGCGGAGTGCGTCGAGGTCCTGGCCCGCAACGGCTGGGACGGCTGGCTGTGCTGGGAGTACGAGAAGCGCTGGCACGAGAACGCCGAGCCGCTGGCGGGCCTCCTCGACGACGGCCGCGCCCACCTGGGCCGGCTGCTCAACGACTCGGCGTGACGGACGCCGGTCACCACCGGCGGATCCCACGAAGACGACGGACGAGCGCGGCGCCCGAGCGGATCACCTGAGCGGTGCACGCGAGTGACCGGCCGGCGAACCGCCCGACCGCGCCCGTGACGTCGGGCGGGCGCGGTCGGCCCGGGCCTGGGGCTCAGGTCCGGCCGGAGAGGTGGCGGGCGACGCGGGCGGTCAGGCGCTGTTCGCATTCGGGCCATTCGCCCGCCGTGAGGGAGAAGATCGCGGAGTCGCGGAGGCTGTCGTCCTCGCCCGGTGCCCAGGAGCGCGACCAGCTGCGCAGGACGCCCTCGAAGCGGGCGCCGACGCTCTCGATCGCCGCGCGCGAACGGGCGTTGCGGGCGTCCGTCTTGAGGTCCACCCGGGAGACGTCCCACTGCTCGAAGGCGTGCCGGAAGAGCAGCAGCTTGGCCTCGGCGTTGACGCCCGTGCCCTGGGCGGAGCCGGCGAGCCAGGTGAAGCCGACCTCGACGGCGTCGAGGCGGTCGTCGGAGCGCCAGCACCGCGGCTCCCAGTACGAGGTCGCGCCGACCGCCCGGCCGGAGGCGAGGCTGATCTGCGCGTACGGGGCGAGCCGGCCGGTCGCCGCGCGGGCGAGCTGGGCTTCGACGTAGTCGGCGGTCTCGTGCCCGCGGGGCACCCACGTGTAGGCGTACGTGGAGCGGTCCTCCTCCGCCGCCTCCGCCAGTTCGGCGGCGTGCCGCCGCTCCAGCGGCTCCAGGCGCACCAGTGCGCCCTCCAGAACCGGTCCCTCCAGCATGAAGCCCACCCGACGCCGTCCTCTCCCAGCCGTGCCGTTCGCGGGCCGCCCGCCCGGCGGCGGACGGCGTCCTGATCAGACGTCCAGTCGCGCGAACGCCTCGTGGAAGCCGGGGAAAGTCTTGCGGACGCAGCCGGGGTCGTCGAACGAGATTCCGGGGACGCGCAGGCCGGTCACCGCGAAGGACATGACGATGCGGTGGTCGCCGAAGGTCTTGACGTCGGCGCCGACGGGGGCGGCGCCGGGCACGATCTCGATCCAGTCCGGGCCGGTGGCCACCCGCACCCCCATCCGCCGCAGGTTCTCCGCGCAGGCCTCCAGCCGGTCGCACTCCTTGACCCGGGTGTTCGCCACGTCCTCGATGCGCACGGGCCCGGAGGCGAAGGGGGCGATCGCGGCGAGCGTCGGCATCGTGTCGGAGATGTCCCGCATGGTGACGGTGAGGCCGCGCAGTTCGCCCGTCCCGGCCACCGTCGTGCGGTCGGCGCCGACCTCGACGCGGGCGCCCATCCGGCGCAGGACGTCCACGAAGCCCAGGTCGCCCTGGAGCGCGTCCGCGCCGAGCCCCGGCACGGTCACCTCGCCGCCGGTGACGGCGGCCGCCGCGAAGAAGTAGCTCGCGGTCGACGCGTCGGGCTCGATGGCGTACGTGGTCGCCCGGTAGCCGCCCGGCGGGACGACGAAGGTGTTCCCCTCGCGGACCACGTCCGCGCCGAAGGCCCGCATCATGGCGATCGTGATGTCCACGTACGGCGCGGACACCAGGTCGGTGACGGTGACGCGCAGCCCGGTGCGGGTGAGCGGGCCGAGCAGCAGGAGGGCGGTCAGGTACTGGGAGGACTGGCCGGCGTCCAGCACGACCTCCCCGCCCTCGACGCCGGCCGCCCGCACGGTGAGCGGGTGGTGGCCCTCCGCCTCCTCGTGCCGCAGGTCCACGCCCAGGTCGCGCAGTGCGCGGGTGAGCGGGAGCAGGGGGCGGCGGCGCATCTGGGGCGAGGCGTCGAAGCGGTAGACGCCGTGCCCGGCGGCGACAAGGGCCGGCAGGAAGCGTGCCGTGGTCGCGCCGTCCCGGCAGTACACGTCGGCCTCGGCGCGCGCCGGTCCCTGCGGGCGGCCGTCGATCTGCCAGGCGTCCGGCGTCCGTCCGACGCGGTAGCCGAGCCGGGTCAGGCCCTCGGCGAACCCCTCGGTGTCGTCCGAACGCAGGGGCCGCTGAAGGGTGGTGACTCCGTCGGCGGCCGCGGCCAGGAACAGGGCGCGGGCGGTGAGTGACTTGGAACCGGGGATGTCGACGAGGGCCATGCCCCTCATGATCCCGCGCCGGTCCGCCCCGCTGCCGGTACGTCCACGGGATGGACGACCGCCGGACCCGCTCCGTCGGCGGGGGCGGCCGCGGAAACCGCCCCGGAACCGGGCACGGGAACGGCCGCGGAAACCGTCCCGGAACCGGGCACGGGAACGGGCGAGGAAGCCGGCGGGGAACCGGGCGCTGGGACGGGCGAGGAGGCCGGCGGGGACGCCGGAGCTTGCGCGCCGTCCCGCGCGGGACGGCCGGCGGGCTTCCGCGCCGGCGCCAGGGAGGTCAGCGCGACGCCGCCCACCAGGAGCGCGGCGGCGCACCAGCGCGGGCCGCTCACCGACTCGTCGAGGAAGACGGCGGCCGACGTCATGCCGAAGACCGGGACCAGCAGGGAGAAGGGGGCGACGGTGGACGCCGGGTGACGGTGCAGCAGCCAGCCCCAGGCCCCGAACCCGAAGACGGTCGTCACCCAGGCGACGTAGACGAGCGTGCCCGCGCCCTGCCAGTCCAGGCCGCGCAGGGCGGCCAGATCGCGCGTGGGGCCCTCGGTCAGCAGGGAGAGGGCGAGCAGCGGCAGGACCGGGACGGTGCTCACCCACACCATGAAGTTCAGCGCGTCCGGCGGGGACGCCTTGCGGGTGAGCACGTTCGACGCGCCCCAGCAGGCCGCCGCCGCGATGACCAGGGCGAACGCGCCGAGCGGGCCCGAGGCGCCCTCGTCCGCGGCCGCCACGCCGATGCCGGCCAGGGCCACGGCCATCCCCAGCAGACGGATCCGGGTGGGACGTTCGCCGAGCACGGCGAACGCGATGGCGGCGGTGAACACCGACTGGATCTGGAGGACCAGCGAGGACAGGCCGGCCGGCATGCCCGCGTCCATGCC encodes:
- a CDS encoding GntR family transcriptional regulator, which produces MDKISPDSPQYVYEQLAAIIERKIRSGEYPPGTRLPGELTMTHEHKVGPGTVRRALDILRDRGLVVTVRARGSFVSDPLPPAPEAPEPSA
- a CDS encoding type II toxin-antitoxin system Phd/YefM family antitoxin, with translation MSISASEARKTLFPLIEQVNNDHTVVEITSRSGDAVLMSADDYRSWQETVYLLRSPANAARLMRAVAAYKAGETVEKTVDELYAATEGEG
- a CDS encoding Txe/YoeB family addiction module toxin; protein product: MRDIRFTPDGWDDFAYWATTDPKMCRRLAKVIDDCRRDPFAGIGKPEPLRGELSGFWSRRIDDEHRLVYAVEDKAVVVIKARYHYG
- a CDS encoding sugar phosphate isomerase/epimerase family protein, producing MTVKQLSLPELAAACVDLGVTNVGLWREPVQTYGVEATAKLVRDAGLTVTTLCRGGFLTATDPDERAEALADNRRAVDEAAALGTEVLVLVSGGLPAGSKDLHGARERIADALAVLGPYAEEHGVKLAIEPLHPMYAADRCVVSTLTQALDLAERFPAHQVGVTVDTYHIWWDDQAPAQIVRAGAGGRIHTFQLADWTTPLPEGVLNGRGQIGDGAIDMREWQGHVEAAGYTGAIEVELFNDGLWARDGREVLAETAQRFLAHVNR
- a CDS encoding dihydrodipicolinate synthase family protein; translation: MTIRLPGADGALRTYEPRTEPLALTTGAPFTSRTVYSAAHVVADPFADVSPDSPAAVDWDATLAFRRHLWSHGLGVAEAMDTAQRGMGLDWAGAAELIRRSAAEARTVGGRIACGVGTDQLTAGGTLAEVRAAYEEQLALVEESGARSILMASRALAAAASGPEDYLDVYGHLLRQASEPVILHWLGPMFDPALEGYWGSSDLDAATDTFLEVIAAHPDKVEGIKVSLLDAGREIDIRRRLPQGVRCYTGDDFNYPELIAGDEQGFSHALLGIFDPLGPLAAEAVRVLDTGNTAGFRELLDPTVELSRHLFQPPTRFYKTGVVFLAWLAGHQSHFTMVGGLQSARSLPHFACAYELADGLGLFPDPKLAEERMKTLLALYGVTQ
- a CDS encoding Gfo/Idh/MocA family protein, with product MTRRTVRIAMNGVTGRMGYRQHLVRSILALRDQGGLDLGDGTVLWPEPVLVGRREHALKALAEQHGLDPENVSTDLDAVLDDPTVEIYFDAQVTSAREEAIRKAVAAGKHIYTEKPTATGLDGALELARLATAAGVKHGVVQDKLFLPGLLKLKRLIDGGFFGRILSVRGEFGYWVFEGDWQAAQRPSWNYRAEDGGGIVVDMFPHWEYVLHELFGRVKSVQALTATHIPQRWDEQDKPYDATADDAAYGVFELEGGAIAQINSSWAVRVNRDELVEFQVDGTEGSAVAGLRNCRVQHRSATPKPVWNPDIPATEVFRDQWQEVPDNGEFDNGFKAQWELFLRHVYADAPYHWDLLAGARGVQLAELGLRSSAEGRRLDVPEVTL
- a CDS encoding LacI family DNA-binding transcriptional regulator, translated to MTVTLADVAARAQVSPATVSRVLNGNYPVAATTRERVLRAVDELDYVLNGPASALAAATSDLVGILVNDIADPFFGIMASAIQSEIGGPGGRAGGERLAVVCNTGGSPERELTYLTLLQRQRAAAVVLTGGAVEDEPHASAVASKLRRLGEAGTRVVLCGRPPAPDTSAIALTFDNRGGGRELTEHLLGLGHRRLGYIAGPEERTTTRHRLEGHRAALAAAGVEEDPRWTVHGRYDRRAGYEATLELLRRDPSLTAVVAANDSVALGACAALRESGLRIPEDVSVAGFDDLPFSIDVVPSLTTVRLPLAEAGARAGRIAMGREEPPPGGIATIRGELMVRGSSGAPRK
- a CDS encoding sugar phosphate isomerase/epimerase family protein; amino-acid sequence: MKFAFSTLGVPGLPVSEVLRLAVAHGYHGVEVRAHPEEPVHPGLTAQERADVAAEFKSAGVEILGIAGYARAAAPGDDEPVLDEIRALVGLARDLGAPFVRVFPGGTPDGSEEQSDADADADAIAARRLGTAAEHAADLGVRILVETHDSHRTGADVIRIIGPVGHRQVGALWDVMHTWLGGEQPQDTYAALSPFLGYVQVKDIASAEDTTPLALGSGVLPLAECVEVLARNGWDGWLCWEYEKRWHENAEPLAGLLDDGRAHLGRLLNDSA
- a CDS encoding GNAT family N-acetyltransferase, yielding MGFMLEGPVLEGALVRLEPLERRHAAELAEAAEEDRSTYAYTWVPRGHETADYVEAQLARAATGRLAPYAQISLASGRAVGATSYWEPRCWRSDDRLDAVEVGFTWLAGSAQGTGVNAEAKLLLFRHAFEQWDVSRVDLKTDARNARSRAAIESVGARFEGVLRSWSRSWAPGEDDSLRDSAIFSLTAGEWPECEQRLTARVARHLSGRT
- the aroA gene encoding 3-phosphoshikimate 1-carboxyvinyltransferase, which encodes MALVDIPGSKSLTARALFLAAAADGVTTLQRPLRSDDTEGFAEGLTRLGYRVGRTPDAWQIDGRPQGPARAEADVYCRDGATTARFLPALVAAGHGVYRFDASPQMRRRPLLPLTRALRDLGVDLRHEEAEGHHPLTVRAAGVEGGEVVLDAGQSSQYLTALLLLGPLTRTGLRVTVTDLVSAPYVDITIAMMRAFGADVVREGNTFVVPPGGYRATTYAIEPDASTASYFFAAAAVTGGEVTVPGLGADALQGDLGFVDVLRRMGARVEVGADRTTVAGTGELRGLTVTMRDISDTMPTLAAIAPFASGPVRIEDVANTRVKECDRLEACAENLRRMGVRVATGPDWIEIVPGAAPVGADVKTFGDHRIVMSFAVTGLRVPGISFDDPGCVRKTFPGFHEAFARLDV
- a CDS encoding EamA family transporter: MRPAHLALAVLVAAVWGVNFTVIEIGLGHFPPLLFSALRFLVAALPAVFLVGRPKVAWKWIVSVGLVLGVAKFGLLFVGMDAGMPAGLSSLVLQIQSVFTAAIAFAVLGERPTRIRLLGMAVALAGIGVAAADEGASGPLGAFALVIAAAACWGASNVLTRKASPPDALNFMVWVSTVPVLPLLALSLLTEGPTRDLAALRGLDWQGAGTLVYVAWVTTVFGFGAWGWLLHRHPASTVAPFSLLVPVFGMTSAAVFLDESVSGPRWCAAALLVGGVALTSLAPARKPAGRPARDGAQAPASPPASSPVPAPGSPPASSPVPVPGSGTVSAAVPVPGSGAVSAAAPADGAGPAVVHPVDVPAAGRTGAGS